The genome window CAAGGCGCGGCGCAAAACGGCCTGGAGGATCAAACCCAAATCCGGCGGTCTGCTGGCTTTCGCGGCTGTCTGGGATGTCTGGAACGGACCGGGCGGCATCCAGGTGGCCCAGGTCGCGACCGTAACATGTGAACCTTCGGCGGATGTCCGCGATATCCATCACCGGATGGGCGTTCTGCGGCACCCGGCAGATTATTCTGTTTGGCTAAATGGAGCCCAAGCGGACGCTGCGGCACTTTGCGTCCCTTACCCTGACGGAGCGCTCGGCGTTGCGGCGGCCAGTGATGTTGATTGGGGGGCTGCGTAGGGCAGACTGTCCGCCCTACGCGTGTAGATCAATCCGCGTTTTTGTTTTTGGAACCGATGCCGCCGTGCACGGTTTCCAACTGGTCGGCAAACCCCGGTGCGCCATCGGATGGATCGGCACCCGACTGACCCGGATTGTTGGCAATGCCGTGAATATTGCCGCCATTCGCGTTGGCCCCGTTGGGGTTTGCATTCGCGCCGGTTCCGACCTTGCTGTGAATATTCGGGTGGATTGTATCCGCCGGAGTATTCACATTCGTCGGCTTGGCCTGCGCGGCAAAAGCAAAGCTCGTCAAGGCCGTCGCCACAGCTATTGTCTTCAACATGATTTTGTCCCTCTGGTCGTGTTGTGTGTTGATACACATTGCGCAACCAGTGGTTGTTTTTCGGTAAATTTGTGACCGAAGTGTGTCGATTTCATGACGGCTGGCAGGCCGCTAACCCCGGCGCAGCCAGTTGATCAGCCCGATCAGGGCAATCGTGACCCACAAAACCTCGATCAGGATCGCCCCGGCGTTGGGACGATACCAGAGTGACGCAAGGATCATCAGAGCACCGATCAGGTTAAGCAGATGGAAACGCGGCGCGCGCGGATCGACCCAGGCTTGCGAAACAGCAAGGTAAGCGCCCGCAATGATCAGCGATCCGGCAACGCCGATCCAGTCAATCAGGGTCATGTCCATGGGGTCAGTCTGGGGCCAAAACCCCGGCCCTGCAAGGGCGGAGGGGCTGTCCCGCAATTCGCGGGAAAGCCCTTGTTTTCAATCCCTTGACGGGCTTCAGTCAGCCAGTGCGAGGTTGGTCGCGCTTTCGCGACCGTCGCGGCCGGCTTCGACGTCGAAGGTCACTTTCTGGCCGTCGTCAAGCTGGTTGATGCCAGCACGCTCAAGCGCAGAGATGTGTACAAAAACGTCGCGGCTTCCGCCCTCAGGAGCGATAAAGCCGAAGCCTTTGGTGGGGTTGAACCATTTCACGGTGCCATTGGCCATCGTGTTGTTTCCTTTTACTTTTACCGCCCACATTGTGTGGCGGCCTGGCTAGTCAGCGCATGATCGAAGCTGAAGCCTTGGTAGGAAACAGGGGTCGATGGTCGGTAACGTCGCGGGGTGCATATGGGACCTGTGTGGGAAAATTGCAAGGGAATTCGGGGGTGTGAGGCGCATATGAGCGGCATATGACCGACGTATGAGGCGCCGTGCGATGGGTTGCGGCGGCGTTAACGGCTGCCCCTCAGACGTGTCGCCGCATAGTCAGGAGGCCCCCATGAGCATCGAACATCTGTTTGAACCACCGCCCGCAAAGAACGGGAAAATCGGCCGCAGCACCCGCATCGCCATCGCCGCCGGCATGCGCCGTCTGAATTCGCTGCACGCCGAGATCAATGCGCGCGAGCTGGAGATGCTGCACGTCCCGAAGGCCTGGACTGAACTGCCGGACGCGCACCCGGCGAAACCCAAGAAGGTGCGGGTGACGCTGCTGCTGGAACCGTCGGTCGCGAAATTCTACCGCGGCTATGGGCAGGGGTATCAGGCGTTGGTGAACGATGTCCTGGCGACCTATGCGCAGCTGCGGATCGCGAAGTTGTTGAAGGCGACGGAGGACGGGGATGAGGGTGGGTTTGTGGGGATGTGAGGGGCTCAGGCCCGACCTGAAAACCGTCCTGTGGGCGGTTTCAGTGTCGAAAAGGTGGCGCCCTAGTAGTGTCTCGGTTTGTGCCGGGCAAAATCTAAGTCTACAATAGTCGTGACGGCGCATTGAAGCTCGAATAAATTCGAGTCTAAAACATGTATGCTAGATTTTTCGCCTAAAATCGGAAAGAAGCATCTTGGAAGCTACTGACGCTTTGATTGGGAAATCTTTGAGAATTTCTGACTGCATTTTCTCACCCTGTTCAATAGTCCTGCGAATGAAAGACTGGGAGTCCTTCATCTGGGACAAATCCAACTTGATCGCAACCCCAGTACCTTTTAATGAGTATGGTTTTGTATACTGGTTGCGATGATTTAGCTCCAAATAGTCACTTGTTGAAACCACGCAGAACTTTCCGAAACGCCCAGCTAACCTGCTAACTACATAAAGTCCGAATCCAGAATTATGCCATTCACTGTCTTGTGCAATGCGATCGCTTCGTGAGACGCCCGTAATTCCGGGAAGTAGGGCGGCTTTGATTGCGGCAAGATTATTTGCAACATCAACAAACTCATTATCATAGATGTTTGCGGCTATGCCTACACCATCGTCAAACACGGAAATTTCAGCAGAGTTTGACGCGGGCCAGTATTGCGCTAAAAAAGCAATTTGATTGCCGTCACTATGTTCTGCCGCGTTTCTTACTATTTCTCGAATGGCATATTGAACTGTATCAAATGTTTCACCGTGATCGTCTTGCAAAAGAATTCGAGCAAGATTAATTGCTCGTTCGTTCAGCAGTTCCCCCACTGGCTTTCCAGCAGCTTCTGAAATGAGTTCAGGGATCGACCAGACTTCTAT of Paracoccaceae bacterium contains these proteins:
- a CDS encoding cold-shock protein encodes the protein MANGTVKWFNPTKGFGFIAPEGGSRDVFVHISALERAGINQLDDGQKVTFDVEAGRDGRESATNLALAD